CGGCAGAAGCCAAACTTTCCGGGAAAATAGGTGTCTGTTTCGGGACGGCCGGACCGGGAGCGACACACCTGTTCAACGGACTGTATGATGCCCAGATGGACCATGTCCCGGTACTGGCGCTTATCGGGCAGGTATCCTCAAAAGCGATGAATTACAATTCATTCCAGGAATTAAACGAAAACCCTATGTTTGTAGATGTCAGCATCTACAACCGCACCGTGATGAACCCGGAAAGCCTTCCTTTTATTGTAGATGAAGCCATCCGTAAAGCATATGAACACAAAGGAGTGGCAGTAGTTACTATTCCTGTGGATTATGGCTTCGCAGATATTCCGGACACCGATGTTTCATCAGCAGGAAACCACCGGACAGGCTTTCCTATGCCAGACCCTAAGGATATCGCGGCTGCCGTAAAACTGATTGAAGCGGCTGAAAGGCCGGTGCTCTATATCGGACAGGGTACCAGAGGGGCTAAAGATGAAGTGATCGCATTGTCTGAACATTTTTCAATGCCTATTGTAGCCTCTGTCCTAGCCAAAGGGATCATTCCCGACCTTACTGAAAATTTTATGGGCATGGCGGCAAGAGTGGCTACCAAGCCTGCAAATGAAGCGCTTGCTGCTTCCGACCTGATTGTTTTTATCGGCAGTGATTTCCCTTTTGCCCGTTTTTTCTTTCCATCCACGGCAAAATTTATCCAGGTGGATATCGATTCCTCGAAGCTGGGCAGCCGGCATAAAACCGATGTGGCTATCCTGGGCGATGCCAAAGAGAGCATGAAGCAGATGATCAGAACAGGTGGGAAAAAACCGGTCACCAAATTTCTGGAAGCCAACCGGAAAAACCGGAAAAACTGGCTGAACTGGTTGAAAAGCTTTGAGACAAGAACAGATGTTCCGATACTGGTAGAGCCTGTTTTTAAGGAAATTAACCGTATTGCCACCCGTGATGCCATTTTCATTACCGATGTGGGCAATGTTACCGTCCATGCTATCCGTTTGCTCCACATGAACGGAGAACAACAATTTACTACCTCAGGGTTATTTGCGACCATGGGTTATGGCGTGCCGGGAGGGATCGCAGCCAAACTGAGTTACCCTAAAAGACAAGTTTTTACATTGAGCGGCGACGGCGGATTTGCAATGGTCATGCAGGACATCATCACACAGGTAAAATACCAGCTTCCTGTGATCAACCTTGTTTTTTCCAATAACTCCCTGGGATTTATCGATGCCGAACAGGAGGATACCAACCGGGTGAAGTACGGGGTCGATCTGGCCGGAGCCGATTATGCAAAAATCGGAGAAGCCATGGGTGCCAAAGGTTTCACCATTACCCATTATGACCAGTTGGAAAAGGTTTTTAACGAAGCTGCCCAAAGCACCATCCCTGTGGTGATCGACGTGAAAATCGGGAACAAACGCCCATTCCCGGCCGAAGCCATGATCCTGGATGAAAACAAATACGGAAAAGAAGCCGTGGAAGCTTTCAAAAAACGTTACGATGTGAAGGAGATGCCTATGCTGAAAGAGCTTTTGTAAGACTGCTCACCGGGTTCAATATTTCAGGGGTTGCGTATAGTCACTTATGGCTTCCAGCCGTACATTCCCGGCTAAAGTCGGTTCGATGGGTGCACGCTGAAGGCTTATTTTCTGACCAAGGTATTCGACTTCTCCCATTTTATTCCTCTGAAGGGTGGTGCCCAGCTTTATAAAGAATGGGAACAGGTCTTCACCTACGGCAATACTCATATCTTCGATCATCTCTTCCCATGACAACCTCTTATCCGGGGTATCTGCCCAACGGTTATGTTGTATCCAGCGCCAACGGGGATACCAGGTAGGCCCGTATCTGTCATCCATCTTTTGCCAGATGTACCATACCTTATTCCAGGCTGTTCCGTAACCCCATATTTTCCGTCCTTCTTCATTTTCGTAATGTTTACTCAGGTCCAGTTTGGTGAGGACACCTTCCTTATCAAATATCTTGTTGCATTCCC
This sequence is a window from Bacteroidales bacterium. Protein-coding genes within it:
- the spxB gene encoding pyruvate oxidase, with the translated sequence MAQTIKSGIAMLNILESWGIDHVYGIPGGSFNSTMDALYEKRKSIRYIQVRHEEVGAIAAAAEAKLSGKIGVCFGTAGPGATHLFNGLYDAQMDHVPVLALIGQVSSKAMNYNSFQELNENPMFVDVSIYNRTVMNPESLPFIVDEAIRKAYEHKGVAVVTIPVDYGFADIPDTDVSSAGNHRTGFPMPDPKDIAAAVKLIEAAERPVLYIGQGTRGAKDEVIALSEHFSMPIVASVLAKGIIPDLTENFMGMAARVATKPANEALAASDLIVFIGSDFPFARFFFPSTAKFIQVDIDSSKLGSRHKTDVAILGDAKESMKQMIRTGGKKPVTKFLEANRKNRKNWLNWLKSFETRTDVPILVEPVFKEINRIATRDAIFITDVGNVTVHAIRLLHMNGEQQFTTSGLFATMGYGVPGGIAAKLSYPKRQVFTLSGDGGFAMVMQDIITQVKYQLPVINLVFSNNSLGFIDAEQEDTNRVKYGVDLAGADYAKIGEAMGAKGFTITHYDQLEKVFNEAAQSTIPVVIDVKIGNKRPFPAEAMILDENKYGKEAVEAFKKRYDVKEMPMLKELL